One window of the Arthrobacter sp. D5-1 genome contains the following:
- a CDS encoding iron-sulfur cluster assembly accessory protein, giving the protein MSTATNENSTGEQLVANDGLATHEVNLTDVAAGKVRSLLEQEGRTDLRLRVAVQPGGCSGLIYQLYFDERLLDGDAVRDYDGVEVVVDKMSVPYLSGASIDFEDTISKQGFTIDNPNAGGSCACGDSFH; this is encoded by the coding sequence ATGAGCACTGCAACCAACGAAAACAGCACCGGAGAACAGCTCGTCGCCAACGACGGGTTGGCCACGCACGAGGTCAATCTGACCGACGTCGCCGCAGGCAAGGTCCGCAGCCTTCTGGAACAGGAAGGGCGCACCGACCTTCGGCTGCGCGTTGCAGTCCAGCCTGGAGGTTGCTCCGGACTGATCTACCAGCTCTACTTCGACGAGCGACTGCTTGATGGGGATGCCGTACGGGACTACGACGGCGTTGAAGTTGTTGTCGACAAGATGAGCGTTCCGTACCTCAGCGGTGCCAGCATCGACTTCGAGGACACCATTTCGAAGCAGGGCTTCACCATCGACAACCCGAACGCCGGCGGGTCTTGCGCCTGCGGCGATTCGTTCCACTGA